Genomic window (Candidatus Eisenbacteria bacterium):
CGCAGATGGGCTATAGCATCGCTCCGCCTTCCATGTCTGCCTCGGTCTTGCTCTACGGCGCCAGCGGGTACTCCGGCGGATCGGTGGCGCGCCGAGCCGTCGAGTGTGGTTGGCGGCCCGTGCTGTGCGGTCGCGATGCACAGAAGCTCGCGCGTCTCGGCGAGGCGCTCGGATGTGAGCACCGCGTCGCGCCCGCCTCGGACGCCGCCGCGCTCGATCGCGCCTTCGACGGTACACGCGTCGTGGTGAACGCGGCCGGGCCGTTCTCGCGCACCGCCGCCCCCGTGCTCGACGCCTGCCTGCGCGCGGGCGCCCACTACTTGGACCTCAGCGCCGAGGTTCCCGCGATCGAGTGGCTCGCGACCCGCGACGCCGACGCACGCGCTCGCGGTCTCATGATCATGCCCGCGATAGGCTTCGACGTCGTTGCGACGGACTGCCTCGCGGTGCACGTGGCGCGACGTCTTCCCGGCGCGGTCCGGGTCGCGATCGCGGTCACGAACCTCTTCTTCGTGACTCGCGGATCGGCGAAGACGCTCCTCGAAGCAGTCGACCGCGGGCTCGTGCGGCGAAACGGCCGGCTCGTCGAGGTCCCGCTCGGCTCACGCGAGCACGCCTTCGACTACGGCAGCGGCCCGCGGGCGTCGATCAACGTGAGCCTCGCGGATCTCACCACGGCCTATCACTCGACCGGCATCCCGAACGTCGAGACGTACACCGAGGGGACGCCGGTCATGCGCGGGCTCCTGGCGGCGTGTCGCGGCTTCGGCTGGATGATGCGGACGGGACCGGCACAGGCGTGGCTCGCGGCCTGCGCGGATCTGCTGCCCGAGGATCCGGGGGCCACCGACGGCGCGGAATCGCGCACGATGGCCGTGGTCGC
Coding sequences:
- a CDS encoding saccharopine dehydrogenase NADP-binding domain-containing protein, which encodes MSASVLLYGASGYSGGSVARRAVECGWRPVLCGRDAQKLARLGEALGCEHRVAPASDAAALDRAFDGTRVVVNAAGPFSRTAAPVLDACLRAGAHYLDLSAEVPAIEWLATRDADARARGLMIMPAIGFDVVATDCLAVHVARRLPGAVRVAIAVTNLFFVTRGSAKTLLEAVDRGLVRRNGRLVEVPLGSREHAFDYGSGPRASINVSLADLTTAYHSTGIPNVETYTEGTPVMRGLLAACRGFGWMMRTGPAQAWLAACADLLPEDPGATDGAESRTMAVVAEADDGAGRRALARLHTPEAYAFTPLAASAVVARVLGGDVEPGFQTPGRVYGGDFVLGLPGVVREDLA